A genomic window from Leeia speluncae includes:
- a CDS encoding carbon-nitrogen hydrolase family protein, with product MMTERMLVAAVQMNSGEMLGENLSLARQLVKEASEKGAQLVVLPEYFYLMGKTDEARLSLGEPFGDGPIQRFLSDLARENGIWLQCGTVPLSGPDKQHVFNSCLTFNPEGECVGRYDKIHLFGFQDSKDTYQESDTLSAGDVVTTLITPFGRLRPSICYDLRFPELFRTAPAPELITVPAAFTHTTGLAHWEVLLRARAIENQCYVIAAAQTGWHPNGRQTFGHSMIIDPWGKVLSVLPEGNGVVIAELDPSVLAEIRQKLPALQHRRLDKH from the coding sequence ATGATGACCGAACGCATGTTAGTAGCTGCCGTGCAAATGAATAGCGGCGAAATGCTGGGAGAAAACCTTAGCCTAGCCCGCCAGCTCGTCAAAGAGGCGTCTGAAAAAGGCGCGCAATTAGTGGTTCTGCCTGAGTATTTTTATTTGATGGGTAAAACCGATGAGGCACGTTTGTCCCTAGGTGAGCCGTTTGGCGATGGACCCATCCAACGGTTCTTATCAGACTTAGCCAGAGAAAATGGTATCTGGTTGCAATGCGGCACCGTGCCACTGTCAGGCCCAGACAAACAGCATGTGTTTAATAGCTGCTTAACTTTTAATCCAGAAGGCGAATGTGTAGGTCGCTACGACAAAATCCATTTGTTTGGTTTCCAAGATAGCAAAGACACTTACCAAGAATCGGATACCTTAAGTGCTGGTGATGTGGTCACGACACTCATCACCCCATTTGGTCGTTTACGCCCTTCTATTTGTTATGACCTACGCTTCCCAGAGCTATTTAGAACCGCACCAGCACCAGAACTGATCACCGTGCCGGCGGCCTTTACCCATACAACGGGTTTAGCGCATTGGGAGGTTCTGCTACGGGCAAGAGCAATCGAAAACCAATGTTATGTGATTGCTGCGGCGCAAACCGGTTGGCACCCGAATGGCCGCCAAACCTTTGGGCACAGCATGATTATTGACCCGTGGGGCAAAGTGCTAAGCGTACTACCCGAAGGGAATGGGGTTGTTATTGCTGAACTAGATCCAAGTGTATTAGCCGAAATCCGTCAGAAGTTACCCGCTTTGCAACATCGCCGTTTAGATAAACATTGA
- the corA gene encoding magnesium/cobalt transporter CorA, whose translation MTKRHRTSRQKKQGLPPGTLVHIGKVHTQTPELDWVCYSADTVARQSPTPKSLPPKTVPSQTTWLNVYGLQDSDLLRKIGETYGLHPLVQEDILNTEQRPKVEIYDQYLYVVAHLFHPDEEGQLQAEQISFVLGDHWLLTVQERSTGLFAQVRNRLLANHSQQRKGGADYLLYALLDALVDHHFALIEKLSERIEDLEDRLMEERPSTEQLAAIYREKRQLAALRKVLWPLRECLNSLTRDDADFFTAETQLYLRDVYDHAVHALESLEALRDQIAGMLDIFVSTTSNLLNKDMRVLTVIATIFMPLTLITSLYGMNFKYMPELDWHWGYFAVLGVMAAMAIGMGVFFWKRRWI comes from the coding sequence ATGACAAAAAGACACCGCACCAGCCGTCAGAAAAAACAAGGTCTTCCACCAGGCACTCTGGTGCATATTGGAAAAGTACACACCCAAACACCGGAATTGGATTGGGTGTGTTACTCGGCCGATACGGTCGCGCGGCAATCTCCTACCCCCAAGAGTCTCCCACCGAAAACTGTCCCATCGCAAACCACTTGGTTAAATGTATACGGACTGCAAGATAGCGATTTACTTCGCAAAATTGGTGAAACATATGGCTTGCACCCTCTCGTGCAAGAAGACATTCTCAATACCGAGCAACGCCCCAAGGTCGAAATTTACGATCAATATTTGTATGTCGTTGCGCACCTGTTTCACCCAGATGAAGAAGGCCAACTGCAAGCAGAACAAATTAGCTTTGTCTTAGGTGACCATTGGTTACTGACGGTCCAAGAACGCAGTACGGGGTTATTTGCCCAAGTACGCAACCGCCTACTGGCAAACCATAGTCAACAACGAAAAGGCGGAGCAGACTATTTGCTATATGCCTTGCTAGACGCGTTGGTCGACCATCATTTCGCCCTTATCGAAAAACTATCTGAACGCATTGAAGATTTAGAAGATCGGCTAATGGAAGAGCGCCCTTCGACTGAACAACTCGCGGCGATTTACCGCGAAAAACGCCAATTAGCCGCTTTGCGCAAAGTGCTTTGGCCACTGCGGGAATGCCTTAATAGCCTAACGCGGGATGATGCAGATTTTTTCACGGCGGAAACACAATTGTATCTGCGAGATGTGTATGACCATGCGGTGCATGCGTTAGAGTCGCTAGAAGCATTGCGCGATCAAATCGCGGGGATGTTAGATATCTTTGTCTCCACAACGAGTAATTTGTTAAATAAAGACATGCGGGTGTTAACCGTGATTGCGACCATCTTTATGCCGCTAACACTGATTACATCGCTTTATGGCATGAACTTCAAATACATGCCTGAACTAGACTGGCACTGGGGATACTTTGCCGTGCTGGGGGTAATGGCTGCGATGGCCATTGGAATGGGCGTATTTTTCTGGAAACGCCGCTGGATTTAA
- a CDS encoding ABC transporter substrate-binding protein: MKFTFRLAAFALAATAGIASADNSLRFGIEAEYPPFESKNAAGQLEGFDVDLGNAICAKAKLKCTWVENAFDSLIPALQAKKFDAINSAMNATDKRREAIDFTDTIYRIPTQLIGKAGSKMAPTAEGLKGKNVGVLQGSIQETFAKTHWEPHGVTVTAYKDQNMVYADLASGRLDATLVMAAAGQAGFLSKPEGKGYAFIGAAVKDDKILGSGIAFGLRKGDDAHKKQLNAAIAEVKKDGTVAKLAKKYFSGFDVTVK, encoded by the coding sequence ATGAAATTTACATTCCGTTTAGCCGCATTCGCCCTAGCAGCAACCGCTGGAATTGCCAGCGCAGACAATAGCTTACGTTTTGGTATTGAAGCGGAATACCCTCCGTTTGAATCCAAAAATGCAGCTGGCCAACTAGAAGGCTTTGATGTTGATCTAGGCAATGCGATTTGTGCAAAAGCAAAATTGAAATGCACTTGGGTTGAGAATGCATTTGATAGCCTGATCCCTGCGCTACAAGCAAAAAAATTCGATGCGATTAACTCTGCCATGAACGCGACCGACAAGCGTCGTGAAGCCATTGATTTTACCGATACCATCTACCGCATCCCAACGCAGCTAATTGGTAAAGCGGGCAGCAAAATGGCACCTACAGCAGAAGGCCTAAAAGGCAAAAACGTGGGTGTATTGCAAGGTTCTATTCAAGAAACATTTGCGAAAACCCATTGGGAACCACATGGCGTCACCGTGACCGCATACAAAGACCAAAACATGGTTTATGCTGACCTAGCGTCTGGCCGTTTAGATGCTACCTTGGTGATGGCTGCAGCAGGGCAAGCAGGCTTTTTAAGTAAGCCTGAAGGCAAAGGCTATGCATTTATTGGCGCTGCAGTGAAAGACGACAAAATCTTAGGTAGTGGGATTGCATTCGGTTTACGCAAGGGTGACGACGCCCACAAAAAGCAATTGAATGCAGCGATTGCTGAAGTGAAGAAAGATGGTACCGTTGCAAAACTAGCGAAAAAATACTTCTCTGGTTTTGATGTAACCGTGAAGTAA
- a CDS encoding FKBP-type peptidyl-prolyl cis-trans isomerase — protein sequence MSELIIEDITTGEGKEAVAGQHVTVHYTGWLTDGKKFDSSKDRSQPFSFPLGAGHVIRGWDQGVQGMKEGGVRKLTIPAELGYGARGAGGVIPPNATLVFEVELIRVG from the coding sequence GTGTCAGAACTAATTATTGAAGATATCACCACCGGCGAAGGCAAAGAAGCAGTGGCTGGTCAACACGTTACCGTGCATTACACTGGTTGGTTAACCGATGGCAAGAAGTTCGATTCTAGTAAAGATCGTAGTCAGCCATTTAGCTTCCCATTGGGCGCTGGTCATGTGATTCGTGGTTGGGATCAAGGCGTGCAAGGGATGAAAGAGGGCGGCGTTCGTAAGCTGACTATCCCTGCTGAATTAGGCTACGGCGCACGTGGCGCGGGTGGCGTTATTCCTCCAAATGCTACGTTGGTATTTGAAGTAGAGTTGATTCGCGTGGGCTAA
- a CDS encoding branched-chain amino acid ABC transporter substrate-binding protein produces MKHFTKNAIAIALFATSSLSFADVVVKVGQVSPMSGPIAHLGKDNEAGAILAIEDANAKKIKIAGQVVKFELVSEDDAGDPKTATVVAQKLVDAKVVGVVGHLNSGTSIPASRLYSDAGIPQITPSATNPKYTQQGFKTTFRVVANDVQQGGAMGQFAMKNLKGKNIAIVDDRTAYGQGLADQVEARVKALGGKVVSREYGTDKTTDWMSVLTSIKSRAPDVVLYGGMDATAGPLLQQMRRLGMKTPLVAGDGACSPEMIKLAGNGIDANTYCTIAGVPRDKMPKGKEFYARFKKRFGMDVQTYSPYEYDAMTALITAMQQANSTDPKVFLPKLASIKMPGVTGVIQFTPNGDISNGSVTVHQFENNGWKPVAVVK; encoded by the coding sequence ATGAAGCACTTTACAAAAAATGCGATCGCTATTGCATTGTTTGCTACTAGCAGTTTGTCTTTTGCAGATGTCGTTGTAAAAGTTGGTCAAGTTAGCCCGATGTCTGGCCCGATTGCTCACTTGGGTAAAGATAACGAAGCAGGTGCAATCCTTGCGATTGAAGATGCGAATGCGAAAAAAATCAAAATCGCTGGTCAAGTAGTTAAATTTGAACTGGTTTCAGAAGATGATGCTGGTGATCCTAAAACCGCGACCGTGGTCGCTCAAAAATTGGTCGATGCCAAAGTCGTGGGCGTCGTTGGTCACTTAAACTCTGGTACATCTATCCCGGCATCTCGCTTATATAGCGATGCTGGCATTCCGCAGATCACCCCTTCTGCGACTAACCCAAAATACACCCAGCAAGGTTTTAAAACCACTTTCCGCGTGGTAGCCAATGACGTGCAGCAAGGTGGCGCCATGGGCCAGTTTGCGATGAAGAACTTGAAGGGCAAAAACATTGCAATCGTGGATGACCGTACCGCTTATGGCCAAGGCTTGGCTGATCAGGTAGAAGCGCGTGTAAAAGCGCTAGGCGGCAAGGTGGTATCTCGCGAATATGGTACAGACAAAACCACCGACTGGATGTCGGTACTGACCTCTATCAAATCGCGTGCACCAGATGTCGTACTTTACGGCGGTATGGATGCAACTGCAGGTCCATTACTACAACAAATGCGCCGCTTGGGCATGAAGACTCCATTGGTAGCGGGTGATGGTGCATGTTCGCCAGAGATGATCAAACTAGCAGGGAACGGCATCGATGCCAACACCTACTGTACGATCGCTGGTGTACCGCGCGACAAGATGCCAAAAGGAAAAGAATTCTACGCTCGCTTTAAGAAGCGTTTTGGCATGGACGTACAGACCTACTCTCCATACGAATACGATGCGATGACTGCATTGATTACCGCCATGCAGCAGGCAAACTCTACTGATCCAAAAGTATTCTTGCCTAAACTAGCTAGCATCAAAATGCCTGGCGTAACTGGTGTTATCCAGTTCACTCCAAACGGTGACATCAGCAATGGTTCGGTTACCGTTCACCAATTTGAGAATAACGGCTGGAAACCAGTCGCTGTTGTCAAATAA
- a CDS encoding methionine aminotransferase: MNFPTPAISSKLPDVGTNIFTVIGQLSSEYQAINLSQGAPNFPCDPALIELTHEAMLSGLNQYAPMAGVLSLRETLAEKVHTLYGQSFDPQDEITITASASEALYSAISALVHAGDEVIYFEPSFDSYAPIVRLQGATPVAIKLKQPDFHVDWAEVKSKITAKTKMIIVNTPHNPSASVFSKADLDSLAEVTRDTNIVVLSDEVYEHIVFDGAVHHSVVSHPELAARSVMVSSFGKSFHVTGWRIGYCLAPAAITAELRKVHQFMMFSADTPMQHALAAYMKTPSTYLSLGQLYQEKRDLLVNLLKDSPFELLPSHGSFFLLAKYGHFSQLSDSEFVLQLIKEHRVSAIPLSAFYTDGTDDRIIRFSFSKDEATLRKAAAALCQVGAAK, encoded by the coding sequence ATGAATTTCCCTACCCCTGCCATTAGCTCTAAATTACCGGATGTAGGCACCAACATTTTTACGGTGATCGGTCAGTTAAGTAGTGAATATCAAGCCATTAATCTTTCGCAAGGCGCGCCGAATTTTCCTTGTGACCCAGCGTTGATCGAACTCACCCATGAGGCAATGTTAAGTGGGCTAAACCAATACGCGCCAATGGCAGGTGTGCTTAGCCTACGCGAAACACTCGCTGAAAAAGTACACACACTTTATGGACAATCGTTTGATCCGCAAGATGAAATCACGATTACAGCAAGTGCCAGCGAGGCACTTTACTCGGCAATTAGCGCGCTAGTGCATGCAGGGGATGAAGTCATCTATTTCGAACCATCATTCGATAGTTACGCACCAATTGTTCGCTTGCAAGGTGCAACCCCTGTAGCCATTAAACTCAAACAACCAGATTTTCATGTGGATTGGGCAGAAGTAAAAAGCAAGATTACTGCTAAAACCAAAATGATCATCGTTAATACCCCGCACAACCCAAGTGCATCGGTCTTTTCTAAAGCCGATTTAGATTCGCTCGCCGAAGTCACTAGAGACACCAATATTGTGGTGCTATCGGATGAGGTATACGAACACATTGTGTTTGATGGGGCGGTTCACCATAGCGTGGTCTCCCATCCTGAATTAGCCGCGCGTAGCGTGATGGTGTCTTCATTTGGGAAATCTTTTCATGTGACCGGCTGGCGAATTGGCTATTGCTTGGCACCCGCGGCGATTACAGCAGAGCTTCGTAAAGTGCACCAGTTCATGATGTTTTCTGCGGACACCCCGATGCAGCACGCACTGGCAGCCTATATGAAAACCCCATCAACCTATCTATCGCTTGGGCAGTTGTATCAAGAGAAACGCGATCTATTGGTGAATCTCTTAAAAGACTCGCCTTTTGAGTTATTACCCAGCCATGGCTCATTTTTCTTGTTGGCTAAATATGGGCATTTTAGTCAGTTATCCGATAGCGAATTTGTTCTGCAATTGATTAAAGAACATCGTGTTTCTGCAATTCCACTATCTGCCTTTTATACTGATGGTACGGATGATCGAATTATTCGTTTCTCTTTCTCTAAAGACGAAGCCACGTTAAGAAAAGCCGCCGCTGCGCTTTGCCAAGTAGGAGCGGCAAAATGA
- a CDS encoding DsbA family protein translates to MPVTNANQALTWGHGPKVLDVFLEPTCPFSGKAYAKLPALLTAAGENKLTIRLRIQSQPWHMFSPITTRAVLAASTLPHGRDAVMHVLSAIFNHRDAFEPQDHCKGELLNASAAQILGKIESLSGVQLKSAFFEDHVTTLQKWHARYARQNGIHVSPTFMLDGIVIADMSSGDEVSDWLQKLGFA, encoded by the coding sequence ATGCCAGTTACTAACGCAAACCAAGCACTAACCTGGGGTCACGGTCCAAAAGTTCTCGATGTATTTCTAGAACCTACCTGCCCATTTTCTGGAAAAGCCTACGCTAAGTTACCCGCCTTACTGACCGCCGCAGGTGAAAATAAACTGACCATCCGTCTTCGAATTCAGTCTCAGCCATGGCATATGTTTTCTCCAATCACTACACGAGCAGTGCTTGCTGCTAGCACCTTGCCACATGGTCGTGACGCGGTCATGCACGTGCTGTCTGCCATCTTTAATCACCGAGATGCGTTCGAACCGCAAGATCACTGCAAAGGTGAATTACTTAATGCATCCGCCGCGCAAATTCTGGGCAAAATTGAATCACTGAGCGGCGTGCAATTAAAGTCTGCTTTTTTTGAAGATCATGTGACCACGCTACAGAAATGGCATGCACGCTATGCCAGACAAAATGGCATTCATGTATCGCCAACCTTTATGTTGGACGGGATTGTGATCGCAGATATGAGTAGTGGGGATGAAGTGAGCGACTGGTTGCAAAAACTAGGGTTTGCTTAA
- a CDS encoding LysR substrate-binding domain-containing protein: protein MSVRLPPLNALHAFVVAARHLNLTRAADELCVTQGAVSRQIASLEQHIGMKLFYREARGLKLTVQGESLLPELRAAFDLIQKAADKAAKSHHVIRLKAPTCAMRWLLPKLMIWEKSQPDIPVELTTTSAHDVDFLHEPFDAAVLFGRDTSRYAQCHKLFDEVLVPICAPSLTTQTELNPTEILRYTLLHPTRDQRDWYLWLTTVGSQTTQANRNQQFDTMDLAISAAIQGFGIAVGDATLVAGDVQSGLLRIPHPHQIATGDGYYFTVNTNKPQSTALKAFADWLLAESVS from the coding sequence ATGTCTGTGAGACTCCCTCCACTGAATGCGCTTCACGCTTTTGTCGTTGCGGCGAGGCACCTTAACCTCACCCGCGCGGCAGATGAGCTTTGTGTAACGCAAGGCGCGGTGAGTCGGCAGATTGCTTCTTTAGAACAACATATTGGGATGAAATTGTTTTATCGGGAGGCAAGGGGGCTAAAACTTACCGTACAAGGGGAGTCATTGCTGCCAGAATTGCGCGCTGCGTTTGATCTGATCCAGAAGGCCGCAGATAAAGCAGCAAAATCACACCATGTGATTCGCCTAAAAGCGCCAACGTGTGCCATGCGTTGGTTATTACCGAAGTTGATGATCTGGGAAAAATCACAACCTGACATACCCGTAGAACTCACCACGACTAGTGCGCATGATGTCGACTTCCTGCATGAACCCTTTGATGCTGCCGTTTTGTTTGGCAGAGATACATCACGTTACGCACAATGCCATAAACTCTTTGATGAAGTATTGGTGCCCATTTGTGCGCCTTCGTTAACCACCCAAACCGAACTAAATCCAACAGAAATTCTCCGCTATACCTTATTGCACCCAACCAGAGACCAGCGAGATTGGTATTTGTGGCTGACTACCGTTGGCAGCCAAACTACGCAAGCGAATCGAAATCAGCAATTTGATACCATGGATTTAGCCATTAGCGCGGCCATTCAAGGGTTTGGCATTGCGGTGGGGGACGCAACCCTAGTCGCGGGCGATGTTCAATCTGGGCTGTTGAGGATTCCGCATCCTCATCAAATAGCGACAGGTGATGGGTATTATTTCACGGTGAACACGAACAAACCCCAATCAACTGCGTTAAAAGCGTTTGCGGATTGGCTACTGGCTGAATCGGTGTCTTGA